In Paenibacillus xylanilyticus, the genomic window TCGTTTAAGTAAGATCGGAATGCGAGCGTCGCCCGCTGCTTTGAGCAACTCAAAGTTTTGCATGTTTCGGGCACCGATCTGGATCACATCGATGTAATCCGCTGCCAGCTCGATATGGGCTGGATGCACAATCTCACTGATCGTTTGGAGACCGAACTCGTCAGCCACTTCCTTCAGAATTTTCAGCCCTTCAATCCCTAATCCCTGAAAATCATATGGGGAGGTACGTGGTTTAAACGCACCGCCGCGCATCACCGAAATCCCGGCTTCTTTCAAGGCCTTGGCAACCTCCCGGACTTGCTCGTAACTCTCGACGGAACAAGGTCCGGCAATCATGATTGGTTTGCCCGCGCCAACCTGAATGTCGCCAATGGAGACGATCGTATCCTCCTGCTGGTTTTTACGGCTAACGAGAAGCTGTTTTTTGTGTTCGTCGACCTGCAAATGCAGGGAAGCCTGAAAGATCTGCTTGAACAGCAGCTTGATGGCATCATCATGGAAAGGCCCAGGATTGGCTGCCGTCAATTCTTCCAGCATTTCTTTCTCACGAACGGGGTCAAACTTGGGAACGCCCTGTTTTTCCTTGATCTGACCGATTTCCTGTGTGATTTGCGCCCGCTCGGATAATAAGTGAAGCAGATCATGATTAATCTCATTCAATCGACTTCGTAATTGTTCCAAGGTGTTGTTCTCGTCCATTTACAACCACTCCTCCGTTACGTTGGATATGAATTCATTTTATTGAAAAACAAAAAAAGCCCTTCATCCGCAAGGGACGAAGAAGCCGTGGTACCACCCTAATTAGAAACGGTTCAGCCTGAATGAAGGCATGCCGAATCTCACTTTGACCTTTTAACGCAAGGAACGGATTGTCCTAGAAGCTGACTCTTGAAG contains:
- a CDS encoding bifunctional 3-deoxy-7-phosphoheptulonate synthase/chorismate mutase, with translation MDENNTLEQLRSRLNEINHDLLHLLSERAQITQEIGQIKEKQGVPKFDPVREKEMLEELTAANPGPFHDDAIKLLFKQIFQASLHLQVDEHKKQLLVSRKNQQEDTIVSIGDIQVGAGKPIMIAGPCSVESYEQVREVAKALKEAGISVMRGGAFKPRTSPYDFQGLGIEGLKILKEVADEFGLQTISEIVHPAHIELAADYIDVIQIGARNMQNFELLKAAGDARIPILLKRGLAATIDEFVHAAEYVVSRGNKQVMLIERGIRTYEKATRNTLDISAVPILKQETHLPVLVDVTHSTGRKDILAPCAKAALAAGADGVMVEVHPNPAVALSDSAQQLNIEQFHQFLSSVRQSGLLKD